A genomic segment from Streptomyces sp. NBC_00654 encodes:
- the yidC gene encoding membrane protein insertase YidC, which yields MDTIASLFSFITTPVSWVIVQFHKLYGAIFGDDTGWAWGLSIVSLVVLIRICLIPLFVKQIKSTRNMQVLQPKMKAIQERYKNDKQRQSEEMMKLYKETGTNPLSSCLPILAQSPFFFALYHVLSAIASGKTIGVIDQPLLDSARQAHIFGAPLAAKFMDSEEKVQALGASLTDVRVVTAIMIVMMSASQFFTQRQLMTKNVDLTVKTPYMQQQKMLMYIFPVIFAVMGINFPVGVLVYWLTTNVWTMGQQMYVINQNPTPGSKAQDQYLGRLLKSVTARGEVRGRTRRNTVKRIVAKGPDRNDIERKFITGLAKLGLAAQEDGTVAKSDTAVAEAEGGGAQKRHQPKRQTKAKRQTGAATAGGAKDSDTADSGSKTSLEKRDASQDDDKPKAAGKPASGSSRQAKSGQRKGPQRPKHPSKK from the coding sequence GTGGACACGATTGCCAGTCTGTTCAGCTTTATCACCACCCCTGTCTCGTGGGTCATCGTTCAGTTCCACAAGCTGTACGGGGCGATCTTCGGTGATGACACGGGCTGGGCCTGGGGCCTGTCCATCGTGTCCCTGGTGGTGCTGATCCGGATCTGCCTGATCCCGCTTTTCGTGAAGCAGATCAAGTCGACCCGGAACATGCAGGTGCTCCAGCCGAAGATGAAGGCGATCCAGGAGCGCTACAAGAACGACAAGCAGCGTCAGTCCGAAGAGATGATGAAGCTGTACAAGGAGACGGGCACCAACCCGCTCTCCTCGTGCCTTCCCATCCTGGCGCAGTCCCCGTTCTTCTTCGCCCTGTATCACGTGCTCTCGGCTATCGCCTCGGGCAAGACGATCGGTGTGATCGACCAGCCGCTGCTCGACAGCGCCCGGCAGGCACACATCTTCGGCGCCCCGCTGGCCGCGAAGTTCATGGACTCCGAGGAGAAGGTCCAGGCGCTGGGCGCCTCGCTGACCGACGTCCGGGTCGTCACCGCGATCATGATCGTGATGATGTCCGCGTCGCAATTCTTCACGCAGCGCCAGCTGATGACGAAGAACGTCGACCTGACGGTGAAGACCCCGTACATGCAGCAGCAGAAGATGCTGATGTACATCTTCCCGGTCATCTTCGCCGTGATGGGCATCAACTTCCCCGTCGGTGTCCTCGTGTACTGGCTGACCACCAACGTCTGGACCATGGGTCAGCAGATGTACGTGATCAACCAGAACCCGACGCCGGGCAGCAAGGCGCAGGACCAGTACCTGGGACGTCTGCTGAAGAGCGTGACCGCCCGCGGCGAGGTCCGCGGCCGGACGCGGCGCAACACCGTCAAGCGGATCGTCGCCAAGGGCCCGGACCGCAACGACATCGAGCGCAAGTTCATCACCGGTCTGGCCAAGCTGGGTCTCGCGGCCCAGGAGGACGGCACGGTTGCCAAGAGCGACACCGCTGTTGCCGAGGCCGAGGGCGGCGGTGCGCAGAAGCGGCACCAGCCCAAGCGGCAGACCAAGGCGAAGCGGCAGACGGGGGCCGCCACGGCCGGCGGCGCGAAGGACTCCGATACCGCTGATTCGGGCTCCAAGACCTCGCTGGAGAAGCGCGACGCCTCGCAGGACGACGACAAGCCGAAGGCGGCGGGCAAGCCCGCGTCCGGCTCCTCACGCCAAGCCAAGTCCGGACAGCGCAAGGGCCCGCAGCGGCCCAAGCACCCGTCCAAGAAGTAA
- the yidD gene encoding membrane protein insertion efficiency factor YidD translates to MKYPLLALIKLYQWTISPLLGPVCRYYPSCSHYGYTAIDRHGAIKGTALTAWRILRCNPWSPGGVDHVPPRRRPRWHELLRNALRGGKGGDSAADVPPGGSVPEPPSSATETSPKAQGA, encoded by the coding sequence ATGAAGTACCCGTTGCTGGCTCTCATCAAGCTGTATCAGTGGACGATCAGCCCACTCCTCGGGCCTGTCTGCCGTTACTACCCGTCGTGTTCCCACTATGGATATACGGCGATCGACCGGCACGGTGCGATCAAGGGAACAGCGCTGACCGCATGGCGCATCCTGCGATGCAATCCGTGGTCACCCGGCGGTGTGGATCATGTCCCGCCACGCAGGCGTCCGCGTTGGCACGAGTTGCTGCGCAACGCTCTGCGCGGTGGCAAGGGCGGGGACTCCGCCGCTGATGTGCCGCCCGGAGGCTCGGTCCCCGAACCTCCCAGCTCGGCCACAGAGACCTCGCCCAAAGCTCAAGGAGCCTGA
- the rnpA gene encoding ribonuclease P protein component, which yields MLPTENRLRRREDFATAVRRGRRAGRPLLVVHLSSGATDPHVTGETVPPPRAGFVVSKAVGGAVVRTAVKRRLRHLVRERLAELPPGSLVVVRALPGSGDADHAQLARDLDAALQRLLGGGAR from the coding sequence GTGCTGCCTACCGAGAATCGGCTGAGGCGGCGCGAGGACTTCGCGACCGCGGTACGACGAGGACGTCGAGCCGGACGTCCGCTACTCGTCGTCCATCTGAGCAGCGGTGCAACGGACCCGCACGTGACTGGGGAGACTGTTCCCCCGCCGCGTGCGGGTTTCGTTGTCAGCAAAGCTGTGGGTGGAGCGGTCGTACGCACCGCCGTGAAGCGAAGGCTTCGCCATCTGGTCCGCGAACGGCTGGCCGAGCTGCCCCCCGGTAGCCTTGTTGTCGTACGAGCGCTGCCCGGATCGGGCGACGCCGACCATGCACAGCTGGCCCGAGACCTGGACGCCGCCCTGCAGCGGCTGCTGGGAGGGGGCGCGCGATGA
- the rpmH gene encoding 50S ribosomal protein L34: MSKRTFQPNNRRRAKTHGFRLRMRTRAGRAILANRRGKGRSSLSA; this comes from the coding sequence GTGAGCAAGCGCACCTTCCAGCCGAACAACCGTCGTCGCGCCAAGACCCACGGCTTCCGGCTGCGTATGCGTACCCGTGCCGGCCGTGCGATTCTCGCGAACCGCCGTGGCAAGGGCCGCAGCAGCCTGTCCGCCTGA
- the dnaA gene encoding chromosomal replication initiator protein DnaA, with protein MADVPADLAAVWPRVLEQLLGEGQQGIEPKDKQWIERCQPLALVADTALLAVPNEWGKRVLEGRLAPLISETLTRECGRPIRIAITVDDSAGEPPTPPAPPMHPSHQQPHQGQQAHRYQGQPLDDSPHNDGYDTYGHRPSDDGMPTARPAYPDYQQQRPEPGAWPRTQEDLSWQQPRHGGYQDREQHSEPWREPYGTGRPQQPQHDYRSQPPERQGYEQRPERHDMQEQQPQHRQGGPGPGRTGGGGPGPMGAQSAPPPGPGEPHARLNPKYLFDTFVIGASNRFAHAAAVAVAEAPAKAYNPLFIYGESGLGKTHLLHAIGHYARSLYPGTRVRYVSSEEFTNEFINSIRDGKGDTFRKRYRDVDILLVDDIQFLASKESTQEEFFHTFNTLHNANKQIVLSSDRPPKQLVTLEDRLRNRFEWGLTTDVQPPELETRIAILRKKAVQEQLNAPPEVLEFIASRISRNIRELEGALIRVTAFASLNRQPVDLGLTEIVLKDLIPGGEDSAPEITAPAIMAATADYFGLTVEDLCGSSRSRVLVTARQIAMYLCRELTDLSLPKIGAQFGGRDHTTVMHADRKIRALMAERRSIYNQVTELTNRIKNG; from the coding sequence GTGGCTGACGTACCTGCCGATCTTGCCGCAGTGTGGCCACGCGTGCTGGAACAACTCCTCGGGGAGGGCCAGCAGGGCATCGAGCCGAAGGACAAGCAGTGGATCGAGCGCTGCCAGCCGCTGGCACTCGTCGCCGACACCGCACTCCTGGCCGTCCCCAACGAATGGGGCAAGCGTGTCCTGGAGGGCCGGCTCGCGCCGCTCATCAGCGAGACGCTCACCCGTGAGTGCGGCCGCCCGATCCGGATCGCGATCACCGTCGACGACTCCGCCGGCGAACCGCCCACTCCGCCGGCGCCCCCGATGCACCCGTCGCACCAGCAGCCCCACCAGGGCCAGCAGGCACACCGCTACCAGGGGCAGCCGCTCGACGACTCCCCGCACAACGACGGGTACGACACCTACGGGCACCGGCCCTCGGACGACGGCATGCCGACCGCCCGCCCGGCCTACCCCGACTACCAGCAGCAGCGCCCCGAGCCCGGCGCCTGGCCGCGTACCCAGGAGGACCTCTCCTGGCAGCAGCCCCGGCACGGCGGCTACCAGGACCGCGAGCAGCATTCCGAGCCGTGGCGCGAGCCGTACGGCACCGGGCGACCCCAGCAGCCGCAGCACGACTACCGCTCGCAGCCGCCGGAGCGCCAGGGCTACGAGCAGCGTCCCGAGCGTCACGACATGCAGGAGCAGCAGCCGCAGCACCGCCAGGGCGGTCCCGGCCCCGGTCGTACCGGAGGCGGCGGCCCCGGCCCGATGGGCGCCCAGTCGGCGCCCCCGCCCGGCCCCGGTGAGCCCCACGCCCGGCTGAATCCGAAGTACCTCTTCGACACCTTCGTCATCGGCGCCTCCAACCGGTTCGCGCACGCCGCGGCCGTCGCCGTCGCCGAGGCGCCCGCGAAGGCGTACAACCCCCTCTTCATCTACGGGGAGTCCGGGCTCGGCAAGACCCACCTGCTGCACGCCATCGGGCACTACGCGCGCAGCCTCTATCCGGGCACCCGGGTGCGGTACGTGAGCTCGGAGGAGTTCACCAACGAGTTCATCAACTCGATCCGCGACGGCAAGGGCGACACGTTCCGCAAGCGCTACCGCGACGTGGACATCCTGCTGGTCGACGACATCCAGTTCCTGGCGAGCAAGGAGTCGACGCAGGAGGAGTTCTTCCACACCTTCAATACGCTCCACAACGCCAACAAGCAGATCGTGCTCTCCTCCGACCGGCCGCCCAAGCAGCTGGTGACCCTGGAGGACCGGCTGCGGAACCGGTTCGAGTGGGGCCTCACCACCGACGTCCAGCCGCCCGAACTGGAGACGCGCATCGCGATCCTCCGGAAGAAGGCGGTGCAGGAGCAGCTCAACGCCCCGCCGGAGGTCCTGGAGTTCATCGCCTCCCGCATCTCGCGCAACATCCGTGAGCTGGAGGGCGCGCTGATCCGGGTGACGGCCTTCGCCAGCCTCAACCGGCAGCCGGTCGATCTCGGGCTGACCGAGATCGTGCTCAAGGACCTGATCCCGGGCGGCGAGGACTCGGCCCCGGAGATCACCGCGCCGGCCATCATGGCGGCGACGGCGGACTACTTCGGTCTGACGGTGGAGGACCTGTGCGGATCCTCCCGCAGCCGCGTCCTGGTGACGGCGCGCCAGATCGCGATGTACCTGTGCCGTGAGCTGACGGATCTCTCCCTGCCGAAGATCGGCGCGCAGTTCGGCGGCCGGGACCATACGACGGTGATGCACGCGGACCGGAAGATCCGGGCGCTGATGGCGGAGCGGCGC